CGGCGTCAGCCGTGATCAGGCCATCATGGGCCAGAGTAGCGATACCAGCAGCGCTCAGCCGCAAGCCCAAGCGCAGGATGAAACGCCGCCCGCACCCGGCTCGCTGCTGGAGCAGATTCAGCGCGAAGTGGATCAGGTCGAGACCGTTCCGGTGCCGACTCCCGAGCCGCTGGACACCGACCCGCAGTAACAGATGCACACAAAAAAGCCCGGAGCGAATCCGGGCTTTTTCATATCTGTGCCCTGCCGAGCAGCCTCGCGGAAGTCAGGCTGACTCCTCGCCCTCTTCCCGCGCTTTTGCTTTAGCCGCACGCTGTTTACGCACTTCCTTCGGATCGGCAATCAGCGGCCGATAGATCTCGACCCGCTCGCCCTCCTCCAACACACGCTCTTCCGGCTTGCTTACCGCCTTGCCGAAAATGCCCAGCGGCGCCTGGCTCAGATCCAGGCCCGGGAAGAACTGCTGCAAGCCGGAACGCAATGCAGCCTCACGCACCGTGGTGCCCTGCGGTACCGACAGGCGCAACAGCTTCTGCCGCTCGGCGAGGGCATACACCACTTCAACGGCGATGCTCGGCTTATCCATACAGTTGCTTGGCTCGCTGGCAGAAGGCGTCGACCATGGTATTGGTCGCCTGATTGAACAACGGCCCCAGCGTCGCGCGCACCAGTGGCCCGGCGTAGTCGAAGGTCAGATCCAGGCTGATCTTGCAGGCCTTGTCGCCCAGCGCCTTGAACTCCCAGACGCCGTTGAGACTGGTAAATGGGCCTTCCTGCAAATTCATCTCGATACGCTGCCCAGGCAGCAGTACGTTACGCGTAACGAAGCGCTGACCGATGCTGCCCTTGGCAACCTCAAGGCTGGCCAGCATATGCGTTTCGCTGACTTCCAACACCTCACTGGCCCGGCACCAGGGCAGAAACTGCGGGTAGCTGGCCACATCGTTGACGAGGTCAAACAGCGCCTGCGCCGGATAAGGCAGCAAGGCCGAACGCTGGATTCGAGTAGCCATTTACTTGCTCAGCTCCGCAATGAACACGATCAGCACGCCGATTGGTGCCACGACGCGAATCAGCCAGAGTGCCAGATTGAACAGCAGCGGGCTTCTGATGGCCAACTCGTCGCGCACGGTGGCGCGGCTCAACACCCAGCCAGCGAATAGGGCAAAGGACAGACCGCCCAGTGGCAGCAGGATACGGCTGGTGAGGTAATCGATGCTGTCGAAGAAGGTCTTGCCACCCTCGGCGCCCCACTGCAGCAGATGGAAACCATCTTCTGCGAAGACAAAGAACTTGGCCTCGGCCCAGAGGTTGAACGACAGCACCGTGCCCATCCCGACCAGCCAGCAGAACAATGCCAGCACAGCCGTGACCTTGGCACGACTGCGCCCGGTTTTCTCGACGAAGTAGGCCACGGCCGGCTCCAGCATGGAGATCGACGAACTCCATGCGGCGACAGCCACCAGCACGAAGAAGACCAAACCCATCACCTGACCGAAAGCGATATTGCCGAAGGCAATCGGCAGGGTGACGAACATCAGTCCCGGACCACCGCCCGGCTCCAGGCCGGCGGCAAAGATGATGGGGAACAGCGCCAGACCGGCGGTCAGCGCCACCAGCGTATCGAGCACACCAACGGTCAGCACAGTGGCACCAATCGAGGCTTTCTTCGGCATATAGGCGCCATAGACCATGATCGAACCGATACCCACGCTCAGGGTGAAGAAGGCATGGCCCATCGCGGCGAGAATGCCATCCTGTACCTTGCTCGGATCGAAATGGAAGAGGAAGTCGAAGCCTTCGCGGAAGTGACCGGTAGTAAAGCTGTAACCCAGCAGTACCAGCAGCAGCACGAACAGCAGCGGCATCATGATGCGCAGGCTGCGCTCCAACCCGGCCACCACACCCTTGGCAATGACGAAGGCAGTAATCACCATGAACAGACTGTGCCACAGGGTCAGCCGCCAGGGATCAGACGTCAGCCCACCGAACGCCGCACCTGCGCCCTCGGCGCTGATGCCGGTGAAGTCGCCACGTCCCATGCCGAGAATGTAATCCAGCGACCAGCCTGCGACCACGCTGTAGAAGGACAGGATCAGCAGCGCAGCGACCATGCCGATCAACGCAGCCAGCGACCAGTGCTTCGAGGCTCCGGCCTCAATCGCCAGGCTCTTCATCGCATTGACCGGGCTCTGCCGGCCACGCCGGCCGATCAGGGTTTCCGCCAGCATGATCGGTAGCCCGACCAGGGCGATACAGAACAGGTACATGACGACGAATGCACCGCCGCCGTAGACCCCGGTCATGTAGGGGAATTTCCAGATATTGCCAAGGCCTACGGCGGAGCCGGTGGCCGCCAGAATGAACACCCAGCGACTGGCCCAGGCACCATGAATTGAAACGTTGTCGCTCGCCATTGCGGCCAAGCCCCCATCATGCGGGAAAAAAGATCGCGCATTGTCGGAGATTCACGGCATTGGCTCAAGTTTGGCAGGGTAACGCCCCATGGCGCAGGCGCGGGCGACTCCCTATAATGCGCGCCCTATGGCTAAGCAAAAGAAACATCCCCAAGGCACCATCGCGCTGAACAAGAAGGCGTTGCATGACTATTTCATCGAACACAAGTTCGAGGCCGGGCTGGTGCTGTCCGGTTGGGAAGTCAAAAGTCTGCGTGCCGGCAAGGCACAACTGGTCGACAGCTACGTGCTGCTCAAGGACGACGAGGCCTGGTTGATGGGCTGCCACATCAGCCCGTTGAAAACCGCCAGTACCCACGTCATCGCCGACCCGACCCGCACGCGCAAACTGCTGCTGAACAAGCGCGAGCTGGAAAAGCTGTTCGGCTCCGTGCAGCAGAAGGGCTACACCGCCGTGGCGCTGTCGCTCTACTGGAAGCAGCACCTGATCAAATGCGAAATTGCCCTGGCCAAGGGCAAGAAGGACTTCGACAAGCGCCACACCGAGAAGGAACGTGACGCCGACCGCGAAGTTCAGCGCGCCATGCGCAGCAAGGGCAAGGAAGACTAAGAGCCGCGCCAGGCTGCTTCAAGCTGCAGGCCAGGCGCCCCTGGCGCCTGTCTTTGATATGCAACCTGCCGATTGCAGCCTTCAGCCTATATGCCCAGGCGTCGTTGCGCGCGCGCTACGCGCCGGGCTTCCAGTTGCACTTCCGAGAGCACTTCCTGCACATAGTCGATGTGCTGGTTGGAAAGATTGCGCGCGTCTTCCGCACGCCCCTCGATGATTGCCTCGTACAACGCACGGTGCTGGCCGATCAGCATGTCGCGAGTTTCCTCGCGCTGAGCGTACATGCCACCGATATTGGTCACCACGTTGCGCTTGAGCAGGTCGAACAGACCACGAATGGTATGCAGCAGTACGGCGTTGTGGCTGGCCTCGGCAATCGCCAGGTGAAAACGCGCATCGGCCGCCCCCTCCTCGGCACGTGTCACCTTGCCGGCTCGCGCATAGCAGTCCTGCAGGGCCGCGAAGGCCTCGGTCAAACGCTGTCGGTCGATATCGGTGGCACGCTTGGCCGCGTAGTAGGCGCACGAGCCTTCCAGCGTGTGACGAAACTCCAGCAGGTCACGCTGGGCATCCTCCTTGTGCTCCAGCAGTTGCAGCAGCGGATCACTGAAGGTCGAGCCGAGTGATTCGGCCACGTAGTTACCGCCGCCCTGGCGACTGACCAGCAAGCCCTTGGCCACCAGTTTCTGGATCGCTTCGCGCAGGGACGGGCGGGAAACGCCGAACTGCTCGGCCAGCGCACGCTCGGCAGGCAGCCGCTCGCCGGCACGCAAGGTGCCCTCGAGAATCATGGTTTCCAGCTGCGCGACGATGTCATCCGAAAGACGTCGCTGCCGCACCTGACCTACTTCCATCACCCGTATCTCCATTGGTTTGACCAGACCAGAAGTCTGAGGCGCAAGCCTATAGCGCCCGTCCTCACTGAACAAGCAAGCACCATACGACCAAAGTCTTAATGGCTCGATTTGACAGCCTGCTGAGCAACTTTTAACCTGACCCCGTCACTTTGTAAATTGGTCTTACCAATTAAACCCACAAGAATAACAATCCTTCGAGGTTCGCCATGACAGCCCGACACGCTGCCAGCCAGTTCGATAACGCCTCATCCCTGCCGCGCCAGACGCGCACTCGTGTGGAGTAAGCCCTGATGTCCAACGGAATTCTCGCCCTGCTGGCGTTCTCGCCGATCCTGCTTGCTGCAATCTTGTTGATCGGTCTGCGCTGGCCGGCCAAACACGCCATGCCACTGGTCTACCTGGTCACTGCCGCTGTCGGCCTGTTCGCCTGGGACATGACCCTCAACCGCGTTCTGGCTTCCACCGTGCAGGGTTTGCTGATCACCCTCGGCCTGCTGTGGATCATCTTTGGTGCAATTCTGCTGCTGAACACCCTCAAGCATTCCGGCGGTATTACCGCGATCCGGGCCGGCTTCGCCACCATCAGCCCTGATCGCCGCATCCAGGCCATCATCATCGCCTGGCTGTTCGGTTGCTTCATCGAAGGCGCATCGGGCTTCGGCACACCCGCCGCCATCGCCGCGCCGTTGCTGGTGGCGATCGGCTTTCCAGCCATGGCCGCCGTTTTGCTGGGCATGCTGGTGCAAAGCACACCGGTCTCCTTCGGCGCTGTCGGTACGCCGATCATCGTTGGCATCAACACCGGCCTGGATACCGCGAGCATTGGCGCACAACTGGTCGAGCAGGGTTCGTCCTGGGGGCAATTCCTGCAGCTGATCACCAGCCAGGTAGCGATCATTCATGCCACCGTTGGCGTGGTCATGCCACTGATCATGGTCATGATGCTGACACGCTTCTTCGGTCAGGAAAAAAGCTGGAAAGCGGGTCTGGAAGTGCTGCCATTTGCTATCTTCGGTGGCCTGGCTTTCGTACTGCCCTACGCGGCTACCGGTATTTTCCTTGGTCCGGAATTCCCGTCGTTGCTGGGCGGCCTGATCGGCCTGGCCATCGTCACCAGCGCCGCGCGTTTTGGCTTCCTGGTGCCGAAGAAGACCTGGGACTTCGCGCCGGCGGACAAATGGCCGAGCGAGTGGCTGGGCAGTGTCGAGATGAAACTGGACGAGCTGACCGCCAAGCCCATGAGCGCGCTGCGTGCCTGGCTGCCCTACGTACTGGTTGGCGCCCTGCTGGTGATCAGCCGCGTATTCCCGGAAGTGGGTAATGCACTGAAAGCCGTGGTGGTGAACTTCCCCGATCTGCTCGGCGAGGCCGGCGTCAGTGCCAATTTCCAGCCGCTGTACCTGCCGGGCGGTATTCTGGTGGCCGTGGTGCTGGCCACCTTCTTCCTGCATGGCATGAAAGCACGTGACCTGGGCAAGGCCGTGAAGGAATCGTCCAGCGTGCTGCTCAGCGCCGGCTTCGTGCTGCTGTTCACCGTGCCGATGGTACGCATCCTGATCAACTCCGGCGTCAATGGCGCCGAGCTGGCCAGCATGCCCATCCTCATGGCTGGCTGGGTAGCCGAGAGCGTTGGTGGCATCTACCCACTGCTGGCGCCAAGTATCGGCGCACTGGGCGCCTTCATCGCCGGCTCCAATACCGTCAGCAACATGATGTTCAGCCAGTTCCAGTTCGGCGTGGCCAGCAGCCTGGGTATCTCCAGCGCACTGATCGTCTCCGTTCAGGCCATCGGCGCCGCGGCCGGCAACATGGTGGCGATTCACAACGTGGTTGCTGCCTCGGCCACCGTCGGTCTGCTCGGGCGCGAAGGCAGCACCCTGCGCAAGACCATCTGGCCGACGCTGTACTACGTACTGTTCACCGGCATCATCGCGATGATCGCGATCTACGTGCTGGGTGTGACTGACCCGCTGATGCACTGAACCTCGTCACGCGAAAGCGCCCCGACCCTGTCGGGGCATTTTCCGTCAGGCTACGCTTTCTCTTTTCAGTAACAGGATGAGCCCATGATCATTTCTGCCTCTACCGACTATCGCGCCGCCGCGCAGCGCAAGCTGCCGCCCTTCCTGTTCCACTACGCCGACGGCGGTGCTTATGCCGAGCACACCCTGCGCCGCAATGTCGCCGACCTGTCGGACATCGAACTGCGCCAGCGCGTGCTGAAGAACATGTCCGAGCTGGACCTGTCCACCGAGCTGTTCGGCGAGAAGATGTCCATGCCGGTCGGCCTGGCACCGGTCGGTCTGACCGGCATGTTCGCCCGTCGCGGTGAGGTGCAGGCTGCCAAGGCGGCAGCGGCCAAGGGCATTCCCTTCACCCTGTCCACCGTCTCGGTGTGCCCGATCGAGGAAGTCGCCCCGGCAATCGACCGGCCGATGTGGTTCCAGCTCTACGTGCTGAAAGATCGCGGCTTCATGAAGAACGCCCTGGAACGCGCCAAGGCCGCTGGCTGCTCAACCCTGGTGTTCACCGTCGACATGCCCGTGCCCGGCGCCCGCTACCGTGACGCCCACTCCGGCATGAGCGGCCCGAACGCGGCGCTGCGCCGCATGCTGCAGGCCATGACTCATCCGCAGTGGGCCTGGGACGTCGGCCTCATGGGCAAGCCGCACGACCTTGGCAACATCTCTGCTTACCGCGGCAACCCGACCGGCCTGGCCGACTACATCGGCTGGCTGGGTGCCAACTTCGACCCGTCGATCTCCTGGAAGGACCTGGAATGGATCCGCGATTTCTGGGACGGCCCGATGGTGATCAAGGGCATCCTCGACCCGGAAGACGCCCGCGACGCAGTGACTTTCGGCGCCGACGGCATCATCGTTTCCAACCATGGCGGTCGTCAGCTCGACGGCGTGCTGTCCAGCGCTCGCGCCCTGCCGGCCATCGCTGACGCAGTCAAGGGTGACCTGAAAATCCTCGCCGACTCCGGCATCCGTACCGGCCTGGACGTGGTGCGCATGATTGCTC
This region of Pseudomonas wenzhouensis genomic DNA includes:
- a CDS encoding sodium-dependent transporter; this translates as MASDNVSIHGAWASRWVFILAATGSAVGLGNIWKFPYMTGVYGGGAFVVMYLFCIALVGLPIMLAETLIGRRGRQSPVNAMKSLAIEAGASKHWSLAALIGMVAALLILSFYSVVAGWSLDYILGMGRGDFTGISAEGAGAAFGGLTSDPWRLTLWHSLFMVITAFVIAKGVVAGLERSLRIMMPLLFVLLLVLLGYSFTTGHFREGFDFLFHFDPSKVQDGILAAMGHAFFTLSVGIGSIMVYGAYMPKKASIGATVLTVGVLDTLVALTAGLALFPIIFAAGLEPGGGPGLMFVTLPIAFGNIAFGQVMGLVFFVLVAVAAWSSSISMLEPAVAYFVEKTGRSRAKVTAVLALFCWLVGMGTVLSFNLWAEAKFFVFAEDGFHLLQWGAEGGKTFFDSIDYLTSRILLPLGGLSFALFAGWVLSRATVRDELAIRSPLLFNLALWLIRVVAPIGVLIVFIAELSK
- a CDS encoding RnfH family protein, translated to MDKPSIAVEVVYALAERQKLLRLSVPQGTTVREAALRSGLQQFFPGLDLSQAPLGIFGKAVSKPEERVLEEGERVEIYRPLIADPKEVRKQRAAKAKAREEGEESA
- a CDS encoding FCD domain-containing protein is translated as MEVGQVRQRRLSDDIVAQLETMILEGTLRAGERLPAERALAEQFGVSRPSLREAIQKLVAKGLLVSRQGGGNYVAESLGSTFSDPLLQLLEHKEDAQRDLLEFRHTLEGSCAYYAAKRATDIDRQRLTEAFAALQDCYARAGKVTRAEEGAADARFHLAIAEASHNAVLLHTIRGLFDLLKRNVVTNIGGMYAQREETRDMLIGQHRALYEAIIEGRAEDARNLSNQHIDYVQEVLSEVQLEARRVARAQRRLGI
- the lldD gene encoding FMN-dependent L-lactate dehydrogenase LldD codes for the protein MIISASTDYRAAAQRKLPPFLFHYADGGAYAEHTLRRNVADLSDIELRQRVLKNMSELDLSTELFGEKMSMPVGLAPVGLTGMFARRGEVQAAKAAAAKGIPFTLSTVSVCPIEEVAPAIDRPMWFQLYVLKDRGFMKNALERAKAAGCSTLVFTVDMPVPGARYRDAHSGMSGPNAALRRMLQAMTHPQWAWDVGLMGKPHDLGNISAYRGNPTGLADYIGWLGANFDPSISWKDLEWIRDFWDGPMVIKGILDPEDARDAVTFGADGIIVSNHGGRQLDGVLSSARALPAIADAVKGDLKILADSGIRTGLDVVRMIALGADTVLLGRAFLYALAAAGGAGVSNLLDLIEKEMRVAMVLTGAKSIAEITSDLLVKER
- a CDS encoding L-lactate permease → MSNGILALLAFSPILLAAILLIGLRWPAKHAMPLVYLVTAAVGLFAWDMTLNRVLASTVQGLLITLGLLWIIFGAILLLNTLKHSGGITAIRAGFATISPDRRIQAIIIAWLFGCFIEGASGFGTPAAIAAPLLVAIGFPAMAAVLLGMLVQSTPVSFGAVGTPIIVGINTGLDTASIGAQLVEQGSSWGQFLQLITSQVAIIHATVGVVMPLIMVMMLTRFFGQEKSWKAGLEVLPFAIFGGLAFVLPYAATGIFLGPEFPSLLGGLIGLAIVTSAARFGFLVPKKTWDFAPADKWPSEWLGSVEMKLDELTAKPMSALRAWLPYVLVGALLVISRVFPEVGNALKAVVVNFPDLLGEAGVSANFQPLYLPGGILVAVVLATFFLHGMKARDLGKAVKESSSVLLSAGFVLLFTVPMVRILINSGVNGAELASMPILMAGWVAESVGGIYPLLAPSIGALGAFIAGSNTVSNMMFSQFQFGVASSLGISSALIVSVQAIGAAAGNMVAIHNVVAASATVGLLGREGSTLRKTIWPTLYYVLFTGIIAMIAIYVLGVTDPLMH
- a CDS encoding type II toxin-antitoxin system RatA family toxin; its protein translation is MATRIQRSALLPYPAQALFDLVNDVASYPQFLPWCRASEVLEVSETHMLASLEVAKGSIGQRFVTRNVLLPGQRIEMNLQEGPFTSLNGVWEFKALGDKACKISLDLTFDYAGPLVRATLGPLFNQATNTMVDAFCQRAKQLYG
- the smpB gene encoding SsrA-binding protein SmpB — encoded protein: MAKQKKHPQGTIALNKKALHDYFIEHKFEAGLVLSGWEVKSLRAGKAQLVDSYVLLKDDEAWLMGCHISPLKTASTHVIADPTRTRKLLLNKRELEKLFGSVQQKGYTAVALSLYWKQHLIKCEIALAKGKKDFDKRHTEKERDADREVQRAMRSKGKED